The Nitrosomonas sp. genomic sequence GCACAGCGTGCCGAATGCGACGTACTCATTGTTTGCCGTGGTGGCGGTTCAATTGAGGATTTATGGGCATTTAATGAAGAAAAAGTTGCGCGCGCAATCGCTGCCTGCCCCATTCCAGTTATCACCGGTATCGGCCATGAAACCGACTTTACCATCGCTGATTTTGTTGCTGATGTACGCGCGCCCACCCCAACGGGTGCCGCACAGCTGGCTTGCCCTGACATCAGGGAAATACAGCAGACAATGCGCCAGTGGCAGCATCGTTTACGACAAAGGATGGCACGTAAAATTGAATCCTGTCAGCAAACTGCTGACCTGCTTGCCCACCAGCTGATGCACCCCGGCGACAGCATTCGCCAACAACAAGACAACCTCGCACAAATCCAGCAGCGATTACGACGTGCTGGCACAAGGCAATTAGAAATACATCAGTGGCACGTTGAAGTCTTGAGGCAGCGCATGGCTGTCAGCCAGCCCGATATGGCAAAAAGCAAACACTATCAACTTGAGCTCGCCACCCGCCTGGCACGCGCCATGAATAACCGCATGCAAACCCTGACGCATTCAATAACCGGGTTTGCAAAACAACTTTCGCATCTCGACCCACAAGCGGTGCTGGCGCGTGGCTATAGTATCGCCTATACTGCGCAGGGCGAGGTCTTGCGCCATTATCGGCAGGTGAGCACCAAAGACAACTTGCAGATTGTGCTGGCTAACGGCAAGGTTCATGTCAGCGTAGTCAAATCCCTAAAATAACCAGGAGAAATCTGTCATGTCCCGTTTTTTTCTCGCGTTGGGTGCATTCAATGCTTTTCTCTGTGTTGCGCTCGGCGCCATGGGGGCACATGTGCTGAAAACGCAATTGACCGCCGACATGCTGGCGAATTATCAAACCGGTGTGCAGTACCATTTTTATCATGCATTGGGATTGATACTGGTCGGATT encodes the following:
- a CDS encoding exodeoxyribonuclease VII large subunit; protein product: MNIGLNPIANKTLWRISELNQNVRLILEQAFPLLWVTGEVSNLKRYPSGHWYFSLKDDSAQVRCVMFRHKNTALDGHIEEGMQIEAQVSVTLYEVRGDFQLTVEYLRRAGSGRLFEAFEQLKTKLRQQGLFDAALKRSPPAHPKQIGIITSSHTAALRDVLITLRRRMPVIPVIIYPAPVQGENAAGHIVTALQVAAQRAECDVLIVCRGGGSIEDLWAFNEEKVARAIAACPIPVITGIGHETDFTIADFVADVRAPTPTGAAQLACPDIREIQQTMRQWQHRLRQRMARKIESCQQTADLLAHQLMHPGDSIRQQQDNLAQIQQRLRRAGTRQLEIHQWHVEVLRQRMAVSQPDMAKSKHYQLELATRLARAMNNRMQTLTHSITGFAKQLSHLDPQAVLARGYSIAYTAQGEVLRHYRQVSTKDNLQIVLANGKVHVSVVKSLK